The following are from one region of the Parcubacteria group bacterium genome:
- a CDS encoding HNH endonuclease produces MKRKGISKSIRFEVFKRDRFTCQYCGEKAPDVVLHIDHIEPVSKGGDNGIVNLITSCFDCNLGKSDRKLNDNSVVEKQRKQLELIQERREQIELMFKWKKSLSNLDDETLKMIKEYVEAKIEPLTISEHGENNLRNHLRKYGVNEVLDAIDASATTYLKFSNTEGIVKESVEKFLDKLGGVLFVRRLSPIEQKLMHIKNNAKNSLAYYDPRKSAILLQEYVAVLRNYWNYSDDKIIKDFDSELIPNLSKAYNWTEWTSLIESWIESIKKKSNNTNKVQENKQSIGDPPAEWTKTKLEGILQGTQYDFEASIKALVYLLKPFRKFEEKDFIKNLYEHSINFLDVTANLPEETIEEHDNDESRKNFIKEYADEVLLPYINYEEESMEVDGWLLMKLDELALYLIRDSFGQFYSSRKNTSDKDMILFRTELKKYLKKNVERYQSEQ; encoded by the coding sequence ATGAAAAGAAAAGGCATATCAAAATCCATACGATTTGAAGTATTTAAGAGAGACAGGTTTACCTGCCAATATTGTGGTGAGAAAGCTCCTGATGTTGTTTTGCATATAGATCACATTGAGCCAGTTTCGAAGGGCGGGGATAATGGTATTGTAAATCTGATTACGAGTTGTTTTGATTGCAATCTTGGCAAGAGCGACAGAAAGTTGAATGATAATTCCGTAGTTGAAAAACAACGCAAGCAGTTGGAGCTGATCCAGGAGAGAAGAGAACAGATTGAGCTGATGTTTAAATGGAAGAAATCGTTGTCTAATCTGGACGATGAAACATTGAAAATGATCAAGGAATATGTTGAGGCAAAAATTGAGCCGCTTACAATAAGTGAACACGGGGAAAATAATCTTCGGAATCATTTACGAAAATACGGTGTCAATGAAGTGTTGGACGCGATCGATGCCTCGGCAACTACTTATCTGAAATTTTCCAATACGGAAGGGATTGTAAAAGAAAGCGTGGAGAAGTTTCTGGATAAGTTGGGAGGAGTGCTTTTTGTGAGAAGACTGTCTCCGATAGAACAAAAGTTGATGCATATTAAGAATAATGCTAAAAATAGTTTGGCTTATTACGATCCCAGAAAATCAGCTATTTTACTTCAGGAATACGTAGCTGTTTTACGCAACTACTGGAATTACAGCGACGATAAGATCATAAAGGACTTCGACAGCGAACTTATTCCTAATTTAAGTAAGGCATACAACTGGACAGAGTGGACTTCGCTGATAGAATCATGGATAGAAAGCATAAAAAAGAAAAGTAATAATACCAACAAAGTTCAAGAAAATAAACAATCAATAGGGGACCCGCCTGCCGAATGGACAAAAACAAAGCTTGAAGGTATTTTACAAGGCACTCAATATGATTTTGAAGCTTCGATAAAAGCATTAGTTTATTTATTAAAGCCCTTTCGTAAATTTGAAGAGAAAGATTTTATAAAAAATTTGTATGAGCATTCCATCAATTTTTTAGATGTGACTGCGAATCTTCCCGAGGAAACAATAGAGGAACATGATAACGATGAATCAAGGAAAAATTTTATAAAAGAATATGCCGATGAAGTATTATTGCCATATATAAATTATGAAGAAGAATCTATGGAAGTAGACGGTTGGCTTTTAATGAAATTAGACGAGCTTGCATTGTATTTAATTCGGGACAGCTTTGGGCAATTTTATTCTTCACGCAAAAACACTAGCGATAAAGATATGATATTATTCAGAACTGAATTGAAAAAATATTTAAAAAAAAATGTTGAAAGATATCAATCAGAACAATAA
- a CDS encoding DUF2326 domain-containing protein: MRIKLLKLHSSPEIFEPIEFQDGINLIMGEKVETDNVRKGKKTNGVGKSLSIEFVNFCLLKASSNSRVMKIPLDKFSDDTQIILDLEINSQNLRIIRTKGKPENPTIIKDGKTTDFSNLDDASQYLGRILFLETSESVDISFREFLGPFLREEGSEFKDIMMCYESNSQKTIPPAIKPSAFIFGLDVSLINKIQKKFKEIEKTSVHRTALRKSLTENGTKKVGDVKATLNSLNDDLKKIDTALESFKTNDAYALQQDDLAKMQIEIDDLRSHQTALRYQLRKMRTFPALEAIKEKDIEIIYNQFKSGLGDIVSKSIEEVVNFKQKIDEFQRKLFNEKIKSISDELNVTARKLQALEDSRLNKLEIIDQKGVLKDVKNGFAIYHQKRESYANIQSKYAAYENTEKELKDLKLEKDKYFQELDALIFDAKKIIDSFNITILSIHEYIMDSNEASFDIKTVTSGKSKKVLSFEMRIDDDGSHSVDRTKVFIYDLALLFNEYTQVRHPHFLVHDNIFDVDQDSLIKSLNYLAKKESQDFQYILTLNRDKIENEEREKMLNLEIDDHRVANFTKEIRFLNGKKYSET; encoded by the coding sequence ATGAGAATAAAATTATTGAAACTTCATTCTTCACCAGAAATATTTGAACCCATCGAATTTCAAGATGGGATAAATCTTATCATGGGTGAAAAAGTTGAAACAGACAATGTGAGAAAAGGGAAAAAAACTAATGGAGTGGGCAAATCTTTAAGTATAGAATTTGTGAATTTTTGTCTTTTAAAGGCAAGTTCCAATAGTCGGGTTATGAAGATCCCACTTGATAAATTTTCTGATGATACTCAAATAATTTTAGACCTTGAAATTAATTCTCAAAATCTTAGAATAATTAGAACAAAAGGAAAACCAGAAAATCCAACAATTATAAAAGATGGTAAAACAACCGATTTTTCTAATTTGGATGATGCTAGCCAATATTTGGGGAGGATATTATTTTTGGAAACTTCCGAAAGTGTAGATATTAGTTTTCGTGAATTTCTGGGACCGTTCTTAAGAGAAGAAGGATCTGAGTTTAAGGATATTATGATGTGTTATGAGAGTAATTCACAAAAGACCATACCTCCTGCCATAAAACCAAGTGCGTTCATTTTTGGTCTGGATGTCTCGCTTATCAATAAGATACAAAAAAAATTCAAAGAAATTGAAAAAACTAGTGTCCACAGAACAGCACTGAGAAAATCCTTAACTGAAAACGGAACAAAAAAAGTCGGCGATGTCAAGGCTACACTCAACTCCCTCAATGATGATTTAAAGAAAATAGACACAGCGCTTGAAAGTTTCAAGACCAATGACGCATATGCGCTACAGCAGGATGATTTGGCTAAAATGCAAATAGAGATAGATGATTTACGCTCTCATCAGACTGCCCTGAGATATCAATTGAGAAAAATGAGAACCTTCCCAGCACTGGAGGCTATTAAAGAAAAAGATATTGAAATTATTTATAACCAATTCAAATCAGGCCTTGGTGATATTGTCTCCAAATCCATTGAAGAAGTCGTGAATTTTAAACAAAAAATTGATGAATTCCAAAGAAAATTGTTTAATGAAAAAATTAAATCTATAAGCGATGAATTAAATGTTACTGCAAGAAAACTTCAGGCTCTTGAAGACAGCAGACTAAATAAATTAGAAATTATTGATCAAAAGGGTGTTTTGAAGGATGTGAAAAACGGTTTTGCTATTTATCACCAAAAAAGAGAGTCTTATGCAAATATTCAAAGTAAGTATGCGGCCTATGAAAACACCGAAAAAGAATTAAAGGATTTAAAACTAGAGAAAGACAAATATTTCCAGGAGCTGGATGCTTTGATATTTGATGCTAAAAAAATAATAGATAGTTTTAATATAACAATTTTAAGTATCCATGAATATATAATGGATAGCAACGAAGCATCCTTTGATATTAAGACAGTTACAAGCGGGAAGAGTAAAAAGGTCTTATCATTTGAAATGAGGATAGATGATGATGGTAGCCATAGTGTGGACAGAACGAAAGTTTTTATTTATGATTTAGCATTATTATTTAACGAATACACCCAAGTGAGACATCCTCATTTTTTGGTTCATGATAATATTTTTGATGTTGATCAGGATTCATTAATAAAAAGTCTAAATTATTTAGCCAAAAAAGAGTCACAAGACTTCCAATACATTCTTACCTTAAATAGGGATAAAATTGAAAACGAAGAGCGAGAAAAAATGCTAAACCTAGAAATAGATGATCATAGAGTCGCTAATTTCACAAAGGAAATCAGATTTCTTAATGGGAAAAAGTATTCGGAAACGTAA
- a CDS encoding ABC-three component system middle component 6 produces the protein MITKDEEIKTTPIYIGYLILKILKSKDDDKVSIFEVTEKLKKELKIIHYRQIMLSLIFLYTAGIINFTDPYIYKV, from the coding sequence TTGATTACAAAAGATGAAGAAATTAAAACAACGCCAATTTATATTGGGTATTTAATTTTAAAAATTTTAAAGAGCAAGGATGATGATAAGGTAAGTATTTTTGAAGTAACTGAAAAATTAAAAAAGGAATTAAAAATAATTCATTATCGGCAAATAATGCTATCGTTAATATTTTTATATACCGCGGGTATTATAAATTTTACAGATCCTTATATTTATAAAGTATGA
- a CDS encoding DUF2726 domain-containing protein has product MLWTIILIIFIVAVALAKAFIEKKERLTSLSSYQKKDRVMNESEQALFVNLQKALGEVYIVLSKVRIEDFIDVNKKNISGNSHWGLRGKIKSRHVDFLVCNYATTKPLLAIELDGKSHNSAQRKKRDNFIDELYKAIGLPVEHISVGGNFSELSQNIRNILENKNLSS; this is encoded by the coding sequence ATGCTTTGGACAATTATATTAATCATTTTCATCGTTGCTGTTGCTCTCGCTAAGGCATTTATTGAGAAAAAGGAAAGACTAACGAGTTTGTCTTCATATCAAAAGAAGGACAGGGTAATGAATGAATCAGAGCAAGCATTATTCGTTAATCTGCAAAAAGCACTTGGAGAAGTTTATATCGTATTGTCTAAGGTTCGCATTGAGGACTTTATTGATGTGAACAAGAAGAATATATCTGGCAATAGTCACTGGGGTCTTCGTGGCAAAATCAAGTCACGCCATGTTGATTTCCTTGTGTGTAATTATGCCACAACAAAACCATTGCTTGCTATTGAGCTAGATGGAAAATCGCATAATAGCGCACAACGTAAAAAGCGGGATAATTTTATTGATGAATTATACAAAGCAATTGGTCTGCCAGTAGAACATATTAGTGTTGGCGGAAACTTCTCAGAATTATCACAAAATATTAGGAATATCTTGGAGAATAAGAATCTCTCTAGTTAG
- a CDS encoding ATP-binding protein produces MILYNKKIEDISYEDVVAFCNEKIRENVNLDYKEDFNADNKKLAMTLSAFANTFGGLVIVGVKDDDGVPLLPVEGLENKEGISEKVTRIIIDNIYPIIFPEVKVCKNDDCTKALVVIRIHPSNETPHAIRGNTRAYVRINDTKTPESLATMEQLEWLRNRRDKSDNLKKNLLTSATQRHNDKIYVPNEENTLIATFRSRKPFGSGYFSSIPIYPNQVLTNPDHLFDFLGELQINDYFSSGGFPRFIDKRRVINDGVVIKYNEKNYTEINDFGLLYYGEIFMQDIELLKQSFEREGEMNFDNIREDKLGYYGFYHLIARIDLLIEFAYKFYEDLGYWGYIELSFVLSETDNNFLYKGDENFTSEKIKKSLDYELDWNRNIMVQDLKEKRIELIKDFCQQLGWCYGERLAKRLENEMIEKYLKKNNRIDLK; encoded by the coding sequence ATGATTTTATATAATAAAAAAATTGAAGATATTTCCTATGAGGATGTTGTTGCTTTTTGTAATGAGAAAATCAGGGAAAATGTTAATTTGGATTACAAGGAAGACTTTAATGCTGACAATAAAAAACTCGCAATGACACTGAGCGCTTTCGCAAATACTTTTGGTGGCTTAGTTATTGTTGGTGTAAAAGATGATGACGGTGTTCCATTGCTCCCAGTTGAAGGCCTTGAAAATAAAGAGGGCATTTCTGAAAAAGTAACAAGAATAATCATTGATAATATTTACCCAATAATATTTCCAGAAGTAAAAGTTTGCAAGAACGATGATTGCACGAAGGCGCTGGTTGTAATAAGAATTCATCCGAGTAATGAAACGCCCCATGCTATCAGGGGAAATACTAGAGCATATGTGAGAATTAATGACACTAAAACCCCTGAAAGTTTAGCCACGATGGAGCAATTGGAGTGGTTGAGAAATAGGAGAGATAAATCAGATAATTTGAAAAAAAATTTATTAACCTCGGCCACGCAAAGACACAATGATAAAATTTATGTTCCCAATGAGGAAAATACACTGATAGCAACCTTTAGGAGTAGAAAGCCTTTTGGAAGTGGATATTTCTCATCGATCCCAATTTATCCAAATCAAGTGCTAACGAATCCAGATCATTTGTTTGATTTTCTCGGCGAGCTTCAAATTAATGATTATTTTAGTTCAGGTGGATTTCCTAGATTCATAGATAAAAGAAGGGTTATAAATGATGGTGTTGTTATTAAATATAACGAAAAAAATTATACAGAAATCAATGATTTCGGACTTTTATACTATGGAGAAATATTCATGCAGGATATAGAATTGTTAAAACAAAGTTTTGAAAGGGAGGGTGAAATGAATTTTGATAATATAAGGGAAGACAAACTTGGGTATTATGGCTTCTATCATTTAATAGCCAGAATAGATTTGCTCATTGAATTTGCATATAAATTTTATGAAGATTTGGGTTATTGGGGTTACATAGAACTCTCGTTTGTACTCTCAGAAACGGATAATAATTTTCTGTATAAGGGAGATGAAAATTTCACATCCGAAAAAATAAAAAAATCATTAGATTATGAATTGGACTGGAATAGGAATATCATGGTGCAAGATTTAAAAGAGAAAAGAATAGAATTGATTAAAGATTTTTGTCAGCAATTAGGGTGGTGCTATGGTGAGCGGTTGGCAAAAAGACTCGAAAATGAAATGATTGAAAAATATTTAAAAAAGAACAACAGGATTGATTTGAAGTAA
- a CDS encoding DUF2779 domain-containing protein: MKLSKTNFLICLDCAKNAWLKIHNPEVYKKKALSSFELNIIDTGNQIDELARGLFSGGVLVESRDDTELTRKLMEEKTPVIYQPVFATEKYLAVSDIFVFNLDTNVYDLYEVKSSTASEENGGRKTEDYLIDMAFQKNVLNDLGIEMGTFNLIRLNKKYVRLGEINLEKLFFIEDSTSQVNEKLDDIKQKMEGAYELLSSEAEPKGHCDCILKGKNSHCTTAWYSNSDLPEYPVHAILRINGKKLAELVDSHIFNIHDVPDDFPLSDNQKRQVETAKSGKEYIDKKSIAEFLGTMKYPLSFLDYETYPSALPRYSGYSPYQQITFQFSLHVIDSRESELEHYDFIYTDQGCPDESFAKALEKHIPKTGSVVVWNQSFEKKRNEEIGKRLPEYRDFMQSVNNRVVDLMIPFYGNTTMYDHPEFKGSASIKYVLPALVPHLSYKDMHIQEGGAASDTWNRIVSDEYSEDEKNMKVQALKDYCHLDTLAMVEIWKVLKSV, translated from the coding sequence ATGAAATTATCAAAAACAAACTTTCTGATATGTCTCGATTGTGCAAAAAATGCTTGGCTAAAAATTCACAATCCAGAGGTATATAAGAAAAAAGCACTTTCTTCTTTTGAGCTGAATATTATTGATACTGGCAATCAAATTGACGAGCTTGCGCGCGGCCTTTTCTCGGGCGGCGTGCTAGTGGAATCTCGTGATGATACAGAGCTTACAAGGAAGCTTATGGAAGAAAAGACACCTGTAATTTATCAGCCTGTTTTTGCAACCGAAAAATATCTCGCAGTCTCTGATATTTTTGTTTTCAATCTGGATACAAATGTCTATGATCTATATGAAGTGAAGTCATCGACAGCTTCGGAAGAAAACGGAGGAAGAAAAACCGAGGATTATTTGATAGATATGGCTTTTCAAAAGAATGTCCTGAATGATTTGGGCATTGAGATGGGAACTTTCAATTTGATCAGGCTTAATAAAAAATATGTCCGCCTTGGCGAAATTAACTTGGAAAAGTTATTTTTTATAGAAGATTCGACTAGCCAAGTGAATGAGAAGCTGGATGACATAAAGCAAAAAATGGAGGGTGCCTATGAATTGTTATCTAGTGAAGCTGAACCGAAAGGGCATTGCGATTGTATTTTGAAAGGGAAAAACTCGCATTGTACAACAGCTTGGTATTCAAATTCTGATCTTCCGGAATATCCAGTTCACGCAATTTTAAGAATCAATGGAAAAAAATTAGCAGAGTTGGTTGATAGTCATATTTTCAATATTCACGATGTGCCGGATGATTTCCCACTTTCAGATAATCAGAAAAGGCAAGTGGAAACGGCCAAATCCGGCAAAGAATATATTGATAAAAAAAGCATTGCTGAATTTTTAGGAACGATGAAATACCCATTGTCATTTCTTGACTATGAAACATATCCATCAGCCTTGCCGAGATATAGTGGGTACAGTCCATATCAGCAAATAACTTTTCAATTTTCACTGCATGTGATTGACTCACGCGAGAGCGAATTGGAACATTATGATTTTATTTATACTGATCAAGGTTGTCCTGATGAAAGTTTCGCAAAAGCATTGGAAAAGCATATCCCGAAAACAGGAAGTGTTGTTGTTTGGAATCAGAGTTTTGAAAAAAAGAGAAATGAAGAAATTGGAAAGCGTCTGCCTGAATATCGGGATTTTATGCAAAGTGTTAATAATCGCGTTGTAGACTTGATGATTCCATTTTACGGAAATACAACAATGTATGATCATCCAGAGTTTAAAGGAAGCGCTTCAATAAAGTATGTTTTGCCGGCACTTGTTCCTCATCTTTCATATAAGGATATGCATATTCAAGAGGGTGGTGCCGCGTCAGATACATGGAATCGTATTGTGTCGGATGAATATTCTGAGGATGAAAAAAATATGAAAGTGCAGGCACTCAAGGACTATTGCCATCTTGATACCTTGGCTATGGTTGAAATTTGGAAAGTATTAAAATCAGTATAA
- a CDS encoding AAA family ATPase — protein MITKISIKNTASYGETPAILETDKKINLIYGLNGTGKTTLSNYLQDKDNACFSCCSIAELNNEKVLVYNQKFVGDNFYQDTQRGIFSLKSENKEAKEKIDTATQEINKLKNQIENDELKTGFQFDLNKKQENVADLQNTTEDKTWEIKTKYSGGDRILEFCLEGKRGSKKDLFDHLLRLQKPANKPEKSKEDLKKEAEATQGKSAKTYDENLVKKVTFDFWKTEEKEIFKEVIIGNENSQVADLIEKLNNSDWVKKGKEFINEPREENKICPFCQQKTITKDLYQEIQNYFDVSYQQKITELEDLDKEYFREYQDAKKLENELLQIDFIKVKETKFKLLFKNFIDKLNNNWSKINNKIKSPNVVIALELSILEQKALNDFLDTIINEIKTHNEKLKNKQKTRNQIIKDFWEIMRWDYDQTIENYNTQKVKVEKEKSDIETKISELNKNIEERGTIIKDAQKEMVNIQDAIEAINSELIFFGLDGFSIVPAGEKSYKLQRPNEDIAKFETLSEGEKTVISFLYFLELCKGKENNDDIATEKIVVIDDPISSLSHMYVFNVAQLIRKNFFNDDYKQVFILTHNLYLFHELIKYTEKNKKDDREKLFRITKNREKKSIISEMGKDEILNDYQQYWQIIKDDNAPDSLLANSMRNILECFFGFIDNEKYDKAIENLTDGKYSYFLRYINRESHFDRINISDTKEVDPQIFKEAFKKIFENSGHEAHYNRMIK, from the coding sequence ATGATCACTAAGATTTCTATAAAAAATACTGCAAGTTATGGGGAAACACCCGCTATCTTGGAGACTGATAAAAAAATCAATCTTATTTATGGACTGAATGGGACAGGAAAAACAACTCTTTCAAATTATCTTCAAGATAAAGATAACGCTTGTTTTTCTTGCTGTTCAATTGCAGAACTAAATAATGAAAAAGTGTTAGTTTATAATCAAAAATTTGTTGGTGATAATTTTTATCAGGACACACAAAGAGGTATTTTTAGTCTGAAGTCAGAAAACAAAGAAGCAAAAGAAAAAATAGATACAGCTACTCAGGAGATAAATAAACTAAAGAATCAAATTGAAAACGATGAATTGAAAACCGGATTTCAATTTGACTTAAATAAAAAACAAGAAAATGTCGCTGATTTACAAAATACAACAGAAGATAAAACTTGGGAGATAAAAACAAAATATTCGGGTGGAGATAGAATTTTGGAATTTTGCTTGGAAGGAAAAAGGGGAAGCAAAAAAGACTTATTTGATCATCTTTTAAGATTACAAAAACCAGCAAATAAACCAGAAAAATCAAAAGAAGATTTAAAAAAAGAAGCAGAAGCAACGCAAGGAAAAAGCGCCAAAACTTATGACGAAAATTTGGTTAAAAAAGTAACTTTTGATTTTTGGAAAACCGAAGAAAAGGAAATTTTCAAAGAAGTAATTATTGGAAATGAAAATTCACAAGTAGCGGATCTTATTGAGAAATTAAACAATTCTGATTGGGTGAAAAAAGGGAAAGAGTTTATAAATGAACCCCGAGAGGAAAATAAAATCTGTCCTTTTTGTCAGCAAAAAACTATAACTAAAGATTTATATCAAGAAATTCAAAATTACTTTGACGTATCTTACCAACAAAAAATCACAGAATTAGAAGATTTAGACAAAGAATATTTTAGAGAATATCAGGATGCAAAAAAGTTAGAAAATGAACTTTTACAAATTGATTTTATAAAGGTCAAAGAAACCAAATTTAAGCTTTTGTTTAAAAATTTTATTGATAAATTGAACAATAATTGGTCAAAAATTAACAATAAAATTAAAAGTCCGAATGTAGTCATTGCCTTAGAATTAAGTATTTTAGAACAAAAAGCACTGAATGATTTTTTAGATACAATTATTAATGAAATAAAAACTCATAATGAAAAGCTAAAAAACAAACAAAAAACAAGAAATCAGATCATTAAAGACTTCTGGGAAATTATGCGGTGGGATTATGATCAAACAATAGAAAATTATAACACTCAAAAAGTGAAAGTTGAAAAAGAAAAATCAGATATTGAAACTAAAATTTCAGAGTTAAACAAAAATATTGAAGAGCGAGGAACGATAATAAAAGACGCACAAAAGGAAATGGTAAACATTCAAGATGCAATTGAGGCTATAAATAGTGAATTAATATTTTTTGGATTAGATGGATTTTCTATTGTTCCAGCTGGAGAAAAGTCATACAAACTACAAAGACCAAACGAAGATATTGCTAAATTTGAAACATTGAGCGAGGGAGAAAAAACAGTAATTAGTTTTCTGTATTTTTTGGAATTATGCAAAGGCAAAGAAAATAATGATGATATAGCAACTGAAAAAATAGTTGTTATTGATGATCCAATTTCTAGCTTGTCGCATATGTATGTTTTTAATGTTGCACAGCTCATAAGAAAAAACTTTTTTAATGATGACTATAAGCAAGTATTCATTTTAACTCATAATTTATATCTTTTTCACGAATTAATAAAATACACAGAGAAAAACAAGAAAGACGACAGGGAAAAACTTTTTAGAATTACCAAGAATCGAGAAAAAAAATCTATAATTTCTGAAATGGGTAAAGATGAGATATTAAATGACTATCAACAGTATTGGCAAATAATAAAAGACGATAACGCCCCTGATAGTTTATTGGCTAATTCTATGAGAAATATTTTAGAATGTTTTTTTGGTTTTATTGATAATGAAAAATATGATAAAGCAATTGAAAATCTAACAGATGGCAAATACTCTTATTTTTTGAGATATATAAATAGAGAATCACATTTTGATAGAATAAATATTTCTGACACAAAAGAAGTTGATCCTCAAATTTTCAAAGAAGCATTTAAAAAAATATTTGAAAATTCTGGACATGAGGCACACTACAATCGAATGATAAAATAA
- a CDS encoding DUF262 domain-containing protein, with the protein MEIELNEIPVRELFAGYQDSDEEGVVGYGGKLDIRPKYQREFIYKPEQQIAVINSVIGGFPLNAMYWVKNNDGSFEILDGQQRTVSICNFVAGNFNITNREYQMYFDNLTEKEKAKILDYKLMVYFCEGTYDEKLAWFKVINTAGEKLTNQELLNAIYSGTWVTDAKRYFSKSNAPASLSANDYMGGALNRQEYLETVLRWISNDKIEDYMGKHQHDATAEELWAYFQKVIEWVRMVFPKYRKMMKGIEWGELYGKFKNTKLDAEELESEVARLIADEDVDSKKGVYWYVLTGEEKYLNIRAFNEKMKLEAYERQKGICKKCKKHFEIEEMEADHINPWHEGGKTVAKNCQMLCKECNRRKSGK; encoded by the coding sequence ATGGAAATTGAACTAAATGAAATTCCAGTGCGTGAACTTTTTGCTGGATATCAGGATAGCGATGAAGAGGGTGTGGTTGGATATGGCGGAAAATTAGATATTCGTCCGAAGTATCAGCGTGAATTTATTTATAAACCCGAACAACAAATTGCTGTAATAAATTCAGTGATTGGAGGTTTTCCGCTAAATGCAATGTATTGGGTAAAGAATAATGATGGAAGCTTTGAAATTCTTGATGGACAACAGCGCACAGTTAGCATTTGTAATTTTGTAGCTGGTAACTTTAACATTACAAATCGTGAATATCAAATGTATTTCGACAATCTAACTGAAAAAGAAAAAGCGAAGATTTTGGATTATAAGCTCATGGTTTATTTTTGCGAAGGTACATATGATGAGAAATTGGCATGGTTTAAGGTTATTAATACTGCGGGTGAAAAGTTAACGAATCAAGAATTATTAAATGCTATCTACTCGGGGACTTGGGTAACTGATGCTAAGCGATATTTTAGTAAGAGCAATGCTCCAGCATCCCTTTCGGCTAATGACTATATGGGGGGAGCATTAAATCGTCAAGAATATTTGGAAACAGTACTTCGCTGGATTAGTAATGATAAAATTGAAGACTATATGGGGAAACATCAACATGATGCAACTGCTGAGGAATTATGGGCGTATTTTCAAAAAGTGATTGAGTGGGTGCGAATGGTTTTTCCAAAATATCGTAAGATGATGAAAGGAATCGAGTGGGGAGAATTATATGGTAAATTTAAGAATACTAAATTAGATGCAGAAGAATTGGAGAGTGAAGTTGCGCGATTGATTGCCGACGAAGACGTTGACAGCAAAAAAGGCGTGTACTGGTATGTGCTAACTGGTGAAGAAAAATATCTCAATATTCGAGCGTTTAACGAGAAAATGAAGCTGGAAGCCTATGAGCGACAAAAAGGCATTTGTAAAAAATGCAAGAAACATTTTGAAATTGAAGAAATGGAAGCTGATCATATAAATCCTTGGCATGAGGGCGGAAAAACTGTTGCAAAGAATTGCCAAATGTTATGCAAAGAATGCAATAGAAGAAAATCGGGGAAATAA